A single region of the Streptomyces virginiae genome encodes:
- a CDS encoding VMAP-C domain-containing protein — MTDGRTTGSARAFELLEPLVQAATVRVHAPPGGYENPRSHRTGPTWGSGFFVAPGWVLTCAHVVGEGGAAVRLTGREVGITFSAGSGTGTVTGRVECVLPERLEERRPGRHALWDLPDLALVRVLAPVSHACVYVTDRSRPRFDEVAYFGCTEDLGTPEITGRTTRLRGTAGNGAAIRLGDDDEIEPGMSGGPVVDLARGEVVGVLKARRQTGGGGLAVSVVQLRTLPMAARGQVGLYRRIMQAHDLYHYDQHLSDLDNRRTWTDVHGELPPPEGDPYAGRGRLTPGERTTLCGLLAELPPPGSSEVVRALVEAARGEEPDPLPPAPLSWRDGLGLLHDPPGGTAEAAAMLRYATDVSVAEYREPVTPGADEELWDWVRATAERLWRPLRRELGERHERGLAERERRRRASAGRAVHGPARRSGGLPPGASVLLEVWAHGWEDVYDWRVSVLAGPAHAGRLTPVDSGVRATLTGLPEVLRAPLAEGFRRCDTHEAVALLEVAVAPALFGLAVDEWVVVGGVPLGVQRPVVLRHPAGANPGTTHPAGTHPGGAREHPADREGTDPSARWARVQTGPLQDERADCVRGRPRTPATEWLTGLPDNTVPVHCRAADQEPTLGSLHAVRDAGYGVVVTRRPPPDPGTSCAPFHRGLREELADAGRAEVLPERLRNLRGRAYAADPDAYWAAGTGLVWEDPARPLPDEEPLQGDL; from the coding sequence ATGACGGACGGGCGCACGACAGGGTCCGCGCGCGCCTTCGAGCTTCTGGAGCCCCTCGTCCAGGCAGCGACCGTACGCGTTCACGCCCCGCCGGGAGGGTATGAGAACCCTCGCAGTCATCGGACCGGTCCCACCTGGGGGAGCGGCTTCTTCGTCGCCCCCGGCTGGGTCCTGACGTGCGCGCACGTGGTCGGCGAAGGGGGTGCTGCGGTGCGTCTGACGGGACGCGAGGTCGGCATCACCTTTTCCGCCGGGAGCGGCACCGGCACGGTCACCGGGCGCGTGGAGTGTGTACTGCCCGAGCGGCTGGAGGAACGGCGGCCCGGCCGGCACGCCCTGTGGGACCTGCCCGACCTGGCGCTGGTCAGGGTCCTGGCCCCCGTCTCGCACGCCTGCGTGTACGTGACCGACCGCTCCAGACCCCGCTTCGACGAGGTCGCCTACTTCGGCTGCACCGAGGACCTCGGCACCCCCGAGATCACCGGCCGCACCACCCGCCTGCGCGGCACCGCCGGCAACGGCGCGGCCATCCGGCTCGGCGACGACGACGAGATCGAGCCCGGCATGTCCGGCGGGCCCGTGGTGGACCTCGCCCGCGGCGAGGTCGTCGGCGTGCTCAAGGCCCGGCGTCAGACGGGCGGCGGCGGGCTCGCCGTCTCCGTCGTACAGCTGCGCACCCTGCCGATGGCCGCACGCGGCCAGGTCGGGCTCTACCGCCGGATCATGCAGGCACACGACCTCTACCACTACGACCAGCACCTCAGCGATCTCGACAACCGGCGGACCTGGACGGACGTGCACGGCGAGCTCCCGCCGCCGGAGGGCGACCCGTACGCGGGCCGGGGCCGGCTCACCCCCGGCGAGCGCACCACCCTGTGCGGGCTGCTGGCCGAGCTGCCCCCGCCGGGCTCCTCCGAGGTCGTACGGGCCCTGGTCGAGGCGGCGCGCGGCGAGGAACCGGACCCGCTGCCACCGGCCCCGCTGAGCTGGCGCGACGGCCTGGGGCTGCTGCACGACCCGCCCGGCGGGACGGCGGAGGCCGCGGCGATGCTCCGGTACGCGACGGACGTGAGCGTGGCCGAGTACCGCGAGCCGGTCACACCGGGCGCGGACGAGGAGCTGTGGGACTGGGTACGGGCCACGGCCGAGCGGCTGTGGCGGCCGCTGCGGCGCGAGCTGGGCGAGCGCCACGAACGAGGTCTCGCCGAGCGGGAGCGGCGCCGTCGGGCCTCGGCCGGGCGGGCGGTGCACGGCCCGGCGAGGCGGTCCGGCGGGCTGCCGCCCGGGGCCTCGGTGCTGCTGGAGGTCTGGGCGCACGGCTGGGAGGACGTCTACGACTGGCGGGTCTCGGTGCTGGCCGGTCCCGCGCACGCCGGCCGGCTGACGCCGGTGGACTCGGGCGTACGGGCCACCCTGACGGGTCTGCCGGAGGTGTTACGGGCCCCGCTCGCGGAAGGCTTCCGGCGCTGCGACACCCACGAGGCGGTGGCCCTGCTCGAAGTGGCCGTGGCCCCCGCGCTGTTCGGGCTGGCGGTCGACGAATGGGTGGTGGTGGGCGGCGTACCGCTCGGCGTGCAGCGGCCGGTGGTCCTGCGCCACCCCGCCGGCGCGAACCCGGGCACCACGCACCCCGCCGGCACGCACCCGGGCGGGGCCAGGGAACACCCCGCCGACCGCGAGGGCACCGACCCCTCCGCCCGCTGGGCACGGGTCCAGACGGGACCGCTGCAGGACGAACGCGCCGACTGCGTACGGGGCCGCCCGCGCACCCCCGCCACCGAGTGGCTGACGGGCCTCCCCGACAACACCGTGCCGGTGCACTGCCGGGCCGCCGACCAGGAGCCCACCCTCGGGTCGCTGCACGCGGTACGGGACGCCGGATACGGGGTGGTGGTGACCCGAAGGCCACCCCCGGACCCGGGAACCTCCTGCGCGCCCTTCCACCGCGGGCTGCGCGAGGAACTGGCCGACGCCGGGCGGGCGGAGGTGCTCCCGGAGCGCCTGCGGAACCTCCGGGGGAGGGCGTACGCGGCGGACCCCGACGCCTACTGGGCGGCCGGGACGGGCCTGGTGTGGGAGGACCCGGCGCGGCCGCTGCCGGACGAGGAGCCGCTCCAGGGAGACCTGTGA
- a CDS encoding AAA family ATPase has protein sequence MNDEWLIYRGVGEPHDGIDALPDPPPWRDFDGGPVAEPDGPARVADGNVARRLGAHRQAAELHRPEPEELEAINAALYLRRPLLVTGFPGTGKSTLAHAVAHELKLGRVLRWPVVSRTVLQDGLYRYDALARLQDVQIAASSGSGTGTGAGGPAAATDPGAPGIGKYIRLGPLGTALLPTARPRVLLIDELDKSDIDLPNDLLNVLEEGEFALPELERVADVEPEVQVLTDDGTKVTVRGGRVRCHAFPFIILTSNGERDFPAALLRRCIQLKLGQPGEKRLATMVRAHLGEEAARLGADLIREFLSRSQSELVAADQLLNAVYLTHYAAPPTREDLADLLIQRLDRPR, from the coding sequence ATGAACGACGAGTGGCTCATTTACCGCGGGGTGGGCGAACCCCACGACGGGATCGACGCCCTGCCCGACCCGCCGCCCTGGCGGGACTTCGACGGCGGCCCCGTGGCCGAGCCGGACGGTCCGGCCCGGGTCGCCGACGGCAACGTGGCCCGGCGCCTCGGCGCGCACCGGCAGGCCGCCGAACTGCACCGGCCGGAACCGGAGGAGCTGGAGGCCATCAACGCGGCCCTGTACCTGCGCCGGCCCCTCCTGGTGACCGGCTTCCCCGGCACCGGGAAGTCCACCCTCGCGCACGCCGTCGCCCACGAGCTGAAGCTGGGGCGGGTGCTGCGCTGGCCCGTCGTGTCCCGGACCGTGCTCCAGGACGGCCTCTACCGCTACGACGCACTGGCCCGCCTGCAGGACGTACAGATCGCGGCGAGCAGCGGCAGTGGCACCGGCACCGGAGCCGGTGGTCCGGCCGCCGCCACGGACCCCGGGGCCCCCGGCATCGGGAAGTACATCCGGCTCGGGCCGCTCGGCACCGCCTTACTGCCCACCGCCCGACCCCGCGTCCTGCTCATCGACGAGCTCGACAAGAGCGACATCGACCTCCCCAACGACCTGCTGAACGTCCTGGAGGAAGGGGAGTTCGCCCTCCCCGAGCTGGAACGCGTCGCCGACGTCGAGCCCGAGGTGCAGGTGCTCACCGACGACGGGACCAAGGTCACCGTCCGCGGCGGCCGCGTCCGCTGCCACGCCTTCCCCTTCATCATCCTGACCAGCAACGGGGAACGGGACTTCCCCGCCGCCCTGCTGCGCCGCTGCATCCAGCTCAAGCTCGGGCAGCCCGGCGAGAAACGCCTCGCCACCATGGTCCGGGCCCACCTCGGCGAGGAGGCCGCCCGCCTCGGGGCCGACCTGATCCGGGAGTTCCTCAGCCGCTCCCAGTCCGAACTGGTCGCCGCCGACCAACTCCTCAACGCCGTGTACCTGACCCACTACGCCGCCCCACCCACCCGGGAGGACCTCGCGGACCTGCTCATCCAACGCCTCGACCGTCCGAGGTGA